Proteins from a single region of Nasonia vitripennis strain AsymCx chromosome 5 unlocalized genomic scaffold, Nvit_psr_1.1 chr5_random0006, whole genome shotgun sequence:
- the LOC116417918 gene encoding uncharacterized protein DKFZp434B061-like: protein MSPKKLNSPMQPSRSRRSLQVAQERIRWLVANAPTLLTMLDYVSWAMDVVETLPQPPNATLQQLAPRRSPTADLPRRSPAANLPRRSPVADLPQRSPVADQPRRSSTAEQPQRSSTAEHPRRSSAADPAQRSPTADPPRRSPMAEQPQRSSTAEHPRRSSAADPTQRSPTADPPRRSPMAEQPQRSSTAEHPRRSSAANPAQRSTMAEQPRRSLTAEQPRQSSVTRRRRSQSSSSSSSSSSSSSSSSLSSSSSSSSSGTCTSVKSIRDLKPIPKIASSNMKRKIKKASSRRRKR from the exons ATGTCACCGAAGAAGCTAAATTCACCAATGCAGCCTTCTCGAAGCCGACGGAGTCTGCAGGTCGCCCAGGAGCGTATACGTTGGCTGGTCGCCAACGCACCAACTCTCCTAACAATGCTCGACTACGTCTCCTGGGCAATGGACGTGGTCGAAACAC TGCCACAACCACCAAATGCTACTTTGCAGCAATTAGCACCGCGACGATCTCCGACGGCTGACCTGCCACGACGATCTCCGGCGGCTAACCTGCCACGACGATCCCCGGTGGCTGACCTGCCACAACGATCCCCGGTGGCTGACCAGCCTCGACGATCCTCGACGGCTGAGCAGCCGCAGAGATCTTCGACGGCTGAGCATCCTCGACGATCCTCGGCGGCTGACCCGGCGCAGCGATCTCCGACGGCTGACCCGCCACGGCGATCCCCAATGGCTGAGCAGCCTCAGAGATCTTCGACGGCTGAGCATCCTCGACGATCCTCGGCGGCTGACCCGACGCAGCGATCTCCGACGGCTGACCCGCCACGGCGATCCCCAATGGCTGAGCAGCCTCAGAGATCTTCGACGGCTGAGCATCCTCGACGATCCTCGGCGGCTAATCCGGCGCAGCGATCGACAATGGCTGAGCAGCCTCGGCGATCTTTGACGGCTGAGCAGCCTCGACAATCTTCGGTGACCCGAAGAAGACGGTCTCAGTCGAGCTCAAGTTCTAGCTCGAGTTCGAGCTCGAGTTCGAGCTCTAGTTTGAGCTCTAGTTCGAGCTCCAGCTCTAGCGGAACATGTACATCTGTTAAAAGTATACGCGATCTCAAGCCGATTCCTAAGATCGCGTCCTcgaatatgaagagaaaa aTCAAAAAGGCATcgagcagaagaagaaaaaggtag
- the LOC116738694 gene encoding ataxin-8-like — translation MTSEVTRPVPRRGILQLKRTDSKQQQQHQQQQQQQQQQQQQQPQQQPQQHQQQQQQQQQQQQQPQQQQQQQQQQQQPSQQQQQPQQQQQRNLPRIIDDEIIIDHINVNKIYKNYKKK, via the exons ATGACTTCAG aggTTACGAGACCAGTACCGAGACGTGGTATTTTGCAATTAAAAAGGACTGATAgtaaacagcagcagcaacaccagcaacagcagcagcaacaacagcagcagcaacagcagcagccacagcagcagccacagcaacaccagcaacagcagcagcaacaacagcagcaacagcagcagccacagcaacagcagcagcagcaacagcagcagcaacagccgtcacagcaacaacagcaacctcagcagcaacaacaacgcaATTTACCGCGGATTATAGATGATGAGATAATAATAGATCACatcaatgtaaacaaaatttacaaaaattataaaaaaaaataa
- the LOC116417914 gene encoding uncharacterized protein LOC116417914 — protein MTTMCEYKKMFENTILKYPEENVYIVDIQGFQRIAVDTFIFKEISFLNVKKTALPTAYLFKSPMPWEELTEEEKCMIHWLEKSYHGIEWNSGDIPYHRLQQVLQIFTRGVKKIFVKGEQKALWLKNYLPNTLISNVEDLGCPPLENIKSNKNYFCLHHQLSIRRKPACAVHNALSIRAWLLNYLSGKFSQDEVD, from the exons ATGACTACAATGTGTGAATACAAAAAGATGTTCGAAAATACCATACTGAAATATCCAGaagaaaatgtttatattgTTGACATTCAAGGATTTCAAAGAATTGCTGtggatacttttattttcaaggaAATTAGTTTCCTCAACGTAAAAAAAACAGCTTTACCAACTGCTTACCTCTTCAAGTCTCCTATGCCGTGGGAAGAACTTaccgaggaagaaaaatgtatgattcATTGGCTAGAAAAAAGTTACCATGGAATCGAATGGAATTCTGGTGACATTCCATACCATCGACTTCAACAAGTCTTACAAATCTTTACGCGaggtgttaaaaaaatattcgttaAAGGAGAACAGAAAGCACTGtggttaaaaaattatttgccgaATAC tctaATATCCAATGTCGAAGATCTCGGATGCCCTCCACTGGAGAacataaaaagtaataaaaattacttttgctTGCACCATCAACTTTCTATTAGAAGAAAACCAGCATGTGCCGTCCATAATGCTCTTTCAATAAGAGCAtggttattaaattatttgtctgGAAAATTTAGTCAAGACGAAGTTGATTAA